One Panicum virgatum strain AP13 chromosome 3N, P.virgatum_v5, whole genome shotgun sequence DNA segment encodes these proteins:
- the LOC120667840 gene encoding uncharacterized protein LOC120667840, whose protein sequence is MEALFSAAVGELVSRCLSFLISRYPSMPELSKVESPRKLERALLRIAITVEEAEGRLITDQAILQQLKMLRQEMHKGYYVLDKFRYLDQEERKVSGRRSRSLALSSTSNPGKRFPPSASRRRGRKELEVTLDSVQNMVTDMYEFVAFLKNLPPMFRQPYSMYLLFERCMFGRQAEMERTIYFLLQREPPGDFTLGVLPIIGRGKVGKSTLVEHVCYDVRVRHHFCQIVFFSGNRFIEEKLGTLMDGGIIKHKSNAQNVGKMLVIVELDADVEEGAWRRLLSASRSCLPSGSKIIVTSRSEKIMNFGTTQALWLNFLTREACWYFFKVLVFGSTYAEDQPKHASIAMEIFEEYYCQNDLLGDFTGSFANSKNIAALLRANASIQHWRRILACVRANWQQNLLPCSAGKNDVRVENGHYYISRISNISQYVVVDRHHRVVGFDHEETPTNYR, encoded by the coding sequence ATGGAGGCGCTATTTTCTGCTGCTGTAGGTGAACTTGTTAGCAGATGCCTATCTTTTCTGATCAGCAGATATCCGAGCATGCCAGAGCTGTCCAAGGTGGAGAGCCCGCGGAAACTAGAGCGAGCGCTGCTCCGGATCGCGATCACCGTTGAGGAGGCCGAGGGGAGGCTCATCACAGACCAGGCGATTCTTCAGCAACTCAAAATGCTGCGACAGGAGATGCACAAAGGCTACTACGTGCTTGACAAATTCAGGTACCTTGATCAGGAAGAAAGAAAGGTGAGCGGCCGTCGAAGTCGTTCCTTAGCCCTGTCGTCTACCTCCAATCCAGGCAAGCGTTTTCCTCCATCTGCTAGTAGAAGACGCGGAAGAAAGGAGCTAGAAGTGACGCTCGATAGTGTACAGAACATGGTTACTGACATGTATGAGTTTGTAGCTTTTCTGAAGAACTTGCCACCAATGTTTCGTCAACCGTATAGCATGTATCTGTTATTTGAGAGATGCATGTTTGGTCGCCAGGCAGAAATGGAACGAACCATCTACTTCTTGCTGCAGAGGGAACCTCCTGGCGACTTCACTTTGGGTGTCTTGCCAATCATTGGGCGAGGAAAAGTCGGCAAGAGCACACTTGTTGAGCATGTTTGCTACGACGTAAGGGTGCGTCATCACTTCTGTCAGATTGTCTTTTTCAGTGGAAATCGGTTCATAGAAGAAAAGCTGGGCACCCTGATGGACGGAGGCATAATCAAGCACAAAAGCAACGCTCAGAATGTTGGAAAAATGCTGGTTATTGTCGAGCTAGATGCGGATGTTGAAGAGGGAGCATGGAGAAGGCTGTTATCCGCCTCTCGGAGTTGCCTTCCCAGTGGCAGTAAAATTATAGTCACAAGCAGATCAGAGAAAATAATGAACTTCGGAACGACACAAGCCCTATGGTTAAACTTTTTGACTCGAGAAGCATGTTGGTACTTCTTTAAGGTGCTTGTGTTCGGAAGCACATATGCTGAAGACCAACCTAAGCATGCATCTATTGCGATGGAGATATTTGAGGAGTATTATTGCCAGAATGATTTGCTTGGGGACTTTACTGGTTCTTTCGCAAACTCAAAGAACATTGCTGCCCTTCTAAGAGCTAATGCTAGCATACAACACTGGCGCAGGATTCTTGCATGTGTCAGAGCAAATTGGCAGCAAAACCTGCTTCCATGTAGTGCTGGTAAAAATGATGTTAGGGTGGAAAATGGACACTACTATATCAGTAGAATATCCAATATTTCTCAGTATGTGGTGGTTGATAGACACCATAGAGTAGTAGGGTTTGATCACGAAGAGACCCCGACAAACTATAGATGA